One genomic region from Leptolyngbyaceae cyanobacterium JSC-12 encodes:
- a CDS encoding succinyl-CoA synthetase, beta subunit (IMG reference gene:2510095638~PFAM: CoA-ligase; ATP-grasp domain~TIGRFAM: succinyl-CoA synthetase, beta subunit), which translates to MDLLEYQAKELFRDVGIPVLPSQRIDFPKDLKGLTIPYPVVLKSQVYIGGRGRVGGVKFVENTIDAIAAAQTIFNLPIMGEYPKMLLAEAKYNADQEFYLAITLNRSVCRPVLLGSTQGGIDVQSAIDQMQHVIVEQEFSPYYARRLTIKMGLQGALIAAVSSVIEKMYQLFVKHDLDLVEINPLGVSASGEVMALDGKISVNDDALGRHPLLVSLISKLGGNLPQEDDIAPVVMDADGQIGIVCNGAGLTMATMDLVGQAGGKTASFLNIGGENRWDSSPALLKSRLEKGLTLISQHKSVRVILINLISNLVPCDEVAEVIVSYLERRTSKPRLADMHADVMFTQPRRRLPLVVRLVGSQSDRARTQLEATHLSLVENLDEAVTEAVSLAKSGRMES; encoded by the coding sequence ATGGACTTGCTAGAGTACCAGGCAAAAGAATTATTCCGTGATGTGGGAATTCCGGTGTTGCCCTCGCAGCGGATCGATTTCCCAAAAGATCTAAAAGGTTTAACCATTCCTTATCCCGTTGTGCTCAAGTCACAAGTTTACATCGGCGGGCGAGGACGAGTTGGTGGTGTGAAGTTTGTAGAAAATACGATTGATGCGATCGCGGCTGCTCAAACAATCTTTAACCTGCCAATTATGGGCGAATACCCCAAGATGTTACTTGCCGAAGCAAAATACAATGCTGACCAGGAATTTTATCTAGCAATTACTCTCAATCGCTCGGTCTGTCGCCCTGTTTTGCTAGGGTCTACTCAAGGTGGGATTGATGTGCAGTCTGCAATTGACCAAATGCAACATGTGATTGTTGAGCAAGAATTTTCTCCTTATTACGCTCGTCGGCTTACCATCAAGATGGGCTTGCAAGGCGCACTGATTGCAGCGGTTAGCTCAGTCATTGAGAAAATGTATCAATTGTTTGTCAAACATGATTTAGATCTGGTCGAAATTAATCCCCTGGGTGTGAGTGCGAGTGGCGAAGTCATGGCGCTAGATGGAAAGATCAGTGTTAATGATGATGCGTTAGGGCGGCATCCTCTCCTGGTTTCTCTCATTTCTAAGTTAGGGGGAAATCTTCCACAAGAAGATGATATTGCTCCAGTGGTAATGGATGCGGATGGGCAAATTGGAATTGTCTGCAATGGAGCTGGTTTGACCATGGCAACGATGGATCTGGTTGGGCAAGCAGGCGGCAAAACCGCCAGTTTTTTGAATATTGGCGGAGAAAATCGATGGGATTCCTCACCGGCGTTGCTCAAATCTCGGCTGGAGAAGGGACTGACTCTGATTAGCCAACATAAATCTGTTCGGGTGATTTTGATTAATTTGATTAGTAATTTGGTTCCCTGTGACGAGGTTGCAGAGGTAATTGTGTCTTATCTGGAACGTAGAACCTCCAAACCTCGCCTGGCAGATATGCATGCGGATGTAATGTTTACCCAACCTAGACGCAGACTGCCTCTTGTGGTTCGCCTGGTAGGCAGTCAAAGCGATCGCGCCAGAACCCAACTGGAAGCAACCCATCTTTCCCTGGTGGAAAATCTGGATGAAGCGGTGACCGAAGCTGTTTCGCTTGCGAAGTCAGGACGCATGGAAAGCTGA
- a CDS encoding succinyl-CoA synthetase, alpha subunit (IMG reference gene:2510095639~PFAM: CoA binding domain; CoA-ligase~TIGRFAM: succinyl-CoA synthetase, alpha subunit): protein MNFTPNNRVLVQGIVDPLGSTYTPLMQAYGTTIVAGVSPGYGGKVFHGIPIFDLVETAQMTVGEIDTTIIFVPPYAVLDAALEAIAAGIRQIILITEGIPPQDVVSLLRKAEATETLIVGPNSPGIIVPGQVLLGIHPSEFYTPGSVGLISRSGTLTYEIARELTLAGLGQSMGVCIGGDAIVGSSFPQWLEILDEDENTEIIVLVGEIGGDSEEAAAHYIAEAIDKPVIAYVAGRTAPKGRRIGHAGAIIASQISELGSEIGTANSKITAFERAKIPVACYPSQIPTLVKKALRLPTQRQSSS, encoded by the coding sequence ATGAACTTTACACCCAACAACCGAGTACTCGTTCAAGGAATTGTCGATCCGCTCGGCTCAACCTATACGCCGTTAATGCAAGCCTACGGGACAACTATCGTGGCAGGGGTTAGCCCAGGTTATGGTGGCAAAGTATTTCATGGCATCCCCATTTTTGACCTGGTGGAAACAGCACAAATGACAGTGGGTGAGATCGACACAACGATTATTTTTGTGCCACCGTATGCTGTCTTAGATGCTGCTCTAGAAGCAATCGCAGCCGGAATTCGGCAAATTATTTTAATCACCGAAGGTATCCCGCCCCAGGATGTGGTTAGTTTACTCAGAAAAGCGGAAGCAACCGAAACATTGATTGTTGGTCCAAACAGTCCTGGAATCATTGTGCCTGGGCAGGTTTTATTAGGAATTCATCCCAGCGAATTCTATACGCCGGGTTCAGTAGGCTTAATTAGCCGCAGCGGTACCCTAACTTACGAAATTGCACGGGAATTAACCCTTGCCGGACTGGGTCAATCAATGGGAGTTTGCATTGGGGGAGATGCGATCGTGGGTTCCTCATTTCCTCAGTGGCTGGAAATTCTCGACGAAGACGAGAACACGGAAATAATTGTCTTGGTTGGAGAAATTGGGGGCGATAGTGAGGAGGCAGCCGCGCATTATATTGCAGAAGCGATCGATAAACCTGTGATTGCCTATGTCGCTGGACGTACTGCCCCTAAGGGAAGACGCATCGGGCACGCAGGAGCCATCATTGCCTCTCAGATTTCCGAGTTGGGGAGCGAGATTGGCACAGCCAACAGTAAGATTACCGCATTTGAGCGTGCCAAAATTCCGGTTGCCTGTTACCCCTCTCAAATCCCAACCCTGGTCAAAAAAGCACTGAGACTCCCGACTCAACGACAGTCGAGTTCATGA
- a CDS encoding hypothetical protein (IMG reference gene:2510095640): protein MLPFVAVPSTIAQEFGKYRDLFCRGAGFEQVSRYVTGLLLSENKTLQGIAGQWVAGGEVGGRRAMHAAVFEAGWRSSELMSHHRAVIAKEHQGRGREVISLDWTLSHHDWGKQIFGVKRSYDYVEHRMSCFQTVVTATIANRHLIDGIDVVVQFPDFSVAEREYLKVTAKSHYDDLDQVRERLIEMLHYHKNRLEYRKRTEIAVEIVRQVEAEGQFPTADYAFDNGVLTVELTTMIESAGKHWVSEVESSRNILWNDQWQRVDAIGLELRIHHPESFRPIQVTCRNGETKPIWAFTKVVRLKKFGRKRLVIVHEQADLQDPPRFLLTDALHWESGRVMQTWSYRWSCEVFHEVSKQHTGLESAQVRNEEAVNRHFRLSCVAQSILQRTACSGAQSERFEFAQGKQTVGQKLYTLTRQAFDDLLQFIVTRCSHGHTNEQILQALLPS from the coding sequence ATGCTGCCCTTTGTCGCTGTGCCATCGACGATTGCTCAAGAGTTTGGGAAATATCGAGACCTGTTCTGCCGAGGCGCAGGCTTTGAGCAGGTGAGTCGCTATGTGACCGGATTGCTGTTGAGTGAGAACAAAACCTTGCAAGGGATTGCCGGACAATGGGTAGCAGGTGGGGAGGTCGGCGGACGAAGAGCGATGCACGCAGCGGTGTTTGAGGCGGGCTGGAGGAGTTCAGAGTTAATGTCCCATCATCGTGCTGTGATAGCCAAAGAGCATCAGGGGCGAGGGCGAGAAGTCATCAGTCTGGATTGGACGCTCAGCCATCACGATTGGGGCAAGCAGATCTTTGGGGTGAAGCGATCCTATGATTATGTGGAACATCGGATGAGTTGCTTTCAAACGGTGGTGACGGCGACGATTGCGAACCGCCACCTAATTGATGGGATTGACGTGGTGGTGCAGTTTCCAGATTTTTCAGTGGCAGAACGGGAGTATCTGAAGGTGACGGCAAAATCCCACTATGACGATTTAGACCAAGTGCGAGAACGACTGATTGAGATGTTGCATTATCACAAGAATCGATTGGAGTATCGCAAACGCACCGAGATTGCCGTCGAGATTGTGCGCCAAGTGGAAGCGGAAGGACAATTTCCCACCGCCGATTATGCGTTTGACAATGGGGTGTTGACTGTTGAGTTAACCACCATGATTGAGTCCGCAGGAAAACACTGGGTGAGTGAAGTTGAAAGTTCTCGCAACATCTTGTGGAATGACCAATGGCAACGGGTAGATGCGATTGGTTTAGAACTCAGAATCCATCACCCAGAGAGCTTTCGCCCGATTCAAGTCACTTGCCGCAACGGCGAAACGAAACCGATTTGGGCATTTACCAAAGTCGTGCGCCTCAAGAAGTTTGGACGCAAGCGATTGGTCATCGTCCACGAGCAAGCAGATTTACAAGACCCACCTCGCTTCCTGCTCACCGATGCGTTGCATTGGGAAAGTGGGCGAGTCATGCAGACTTGGAGTTATCGATGGTCCTGCGAGGTCTTTCATGAGGTGAGCAAACAGCACACCGGGCTAGAGTCGGCTCAGGTGCGGAACGAGGAAGCGGTCAACCGTCACTTCCGTCTTAGTTGCGTGGCGCAGTCGATTCTGCAACGGACTGCCTGTTCTGGCGCACAATCTGAACGATTTGAGTTTGCTCAAGGCAAGCAAACGGTGGGACAGAAGCTCTATACCCTCACTCGTCAAGCCTTTGATGATTTGCTGCAATTCATTGTGACGCGATGTTCTCACGGACATACAAATGAACAGATTTTACAAGCTCTCCTCCCCAGTTGA
- a CDS encoding hypothetical protein (IMG reference gene:2510095641): protein MKNLLAESLIWDSTKKAFASRHLFAVGEHKRSGLILCKTHYAEFAGPGAAICNPSGYEYAKIIAIGSPEIIEMATYDARQKAYSRRIQWVRWLNKIVSEGDASHRTESLFAGFAEFFGGDILASIPTDALALLAGVLPQTIEKARSQHPAFSRNDDSTTAACVDVYLITSNGKAASETELCVSKSPLYSNFTETRIVLPCFA, encoded by the coding sequence GTGAAAAACCTCTTAGCTGAAAGTTTGATCTGGGATTCTACGAAAAAAGCCTTTGCATCAAGGCATTTGTTTGCTGTGGGAGAACACAAGCGAAGTGGTCTTATCCTGTGTAAAACCCACTACGCAGAGTTTGCAGGACCTGGTGCTGCTATTTGCAACCCATCTGGGTATGAGTACGCAAAAATTATTGCAATTGGGTCGCCTGAGATCATAGAAATGGCAACTTATGATGCGCGACAGAAAGCCTACAGCCGAAGAATTCAGTGGGTACGATGGTTGAATAAGATTGTCTCTGAGGGAGACGCGAGTCATCGAACAGAGAGTCTTTTTGCAGGGTTTGCAGAGTTTTTTGGCGGAGATATCCTGGCAAGTATTCCTACAGATGCGTTGGCGCTTTTGGCAGGAGTTCTACCACAAACCATCGAAAAGGCGCGATCGCAACATCCAGCCTTTAGCAGAAACGACGATTCAACCACTGCTGCCTGTGTAGACGTGTACTTAATTACATCTAACGGTAAAGCTGCTTCTGAGACAGAGCTTTGTGTATCAAAGTCCCCGCTCTACTCAAACTTCACAGAAACTCGCATCGTTTTACCCTGTTTTGCCTGA
- a CDS encoding dsRNA-specific ribonuclease (IMG reference gene:2510095642~PFAM: RNase3 domain) — MPLQYPRRQKQLEHLVQKLGLTNNAPVRWELLDRALTHPTADSTNHYEQLEFLGDAVLRLVAAELLWEQYAQLSVGEFTAIRSILVSDRTLARLASYYNLEHYLAAANNIFRDKLGEETRLAEAFEAILGALYLSTHDLTLIRPWLDPHFQQLVEEIRSDPARQNYKAALQEWTQASYKILPEYRVSEIETTDLAHRFIAEVWLHGQCLGRGCGRSNELPRCKQTGYQNQKRVSCSSRCSLRYSLP, encoded by the coding sequence ATGCCTTTACAGTATCCTCGTCGTCAAAAGCAATTAGAGCACCTGGTACAGAAGCTAGGACTCACAAATAACGCTCCAGTTCGGTGGGAATTGCTGGATCGTGCCCTGACTCATCCCACTGCCGACTCTACTAATCATTATGAGCAATTGGAATTTTTAGGAGATGCCGTTCTTCGTCTGGTAGCGGCTGAACTGTTGTGGGAGCAGTATGCCCAGTTGTCTGTTGGGGAATTTACTGCTATCCGGTCTATTCTAGTTAGCGATCGCACTTTGGCTCGTTTAGCCTCCTATTACAATCTTGAACATTATTTAGCCGCAGCAAACAACATTTTCCGAGACAAGCTAGGAGAGGAAACCCGCCTCGCAGAAGCCTTTGAAGCCATTTTGGGAGCACTTTATCTCAGCACCCATGACTTAACATTGATTCGCCCCTGGCTTGATCCACACTTTCAGCAGCTTGTTGAAGAAATCCGTTCCGACCCTGCTCGGCAAAATTACAAAGCAGCGCTCCAAGAATGGACTCAAGCTAGCTACAAAATCCTTCCAGAATATCGTGTCAGCGAAATCGAGACCACCGACTTGGCTCACCGCTTTATTGCCGAAGTTTGGTTACACGGTCAGTGTCTGGGGCGCGGTTGTGGGCGTTCTAATGAACTACCCCGCTGCAAGCAGACGGGGTATCAGAATCAAAAAAGAGTAAGCTGCTCATCTCGGTGTAGCTTGAGATATTCGTTACCCTGA
- a CDS encoding transposase (IMG reference gene:2510095643~PFAM: Transposase IS200 like): MSEYIHKSHNVTVLLYHLVFPAKYRRAVFDEQVDEVLREVCLEIEKRYEIKFIEIGVDKDHVHFLVQSVPTYSVTKLVKMIKSLTAREVFRRCPQVKQKLWGGEFWSDGYFASTVGKHGDEGMIANYVKNQGNEYLKLHRDEQLTLF, encoded by the coding sequence ATGAGCGAGTACATCCACAAAAGTCATAACGTTACGGTTTTGCTATACCACCTTGTGTTTCCAGCAAAGTATCGGCGGGCTGTGTTTGATGAACAGGTCGATGAAGTTTTGCGAGAAGTTTGCCTGGAGATTGAGAAACGCTACGAGATTAAATTTATAGAAATCGGTGTAGACAAAGACCATGTGCACTTTTTAGTCCAATCGGTGCCGACATACAGCGTGACCAAATTGGTCAAAATGATCAAGAGTTTGACCGCAAGGGAAGTGTTTCGGCGTTGTCCTCAGGTGAAGCAAAAGCTATGGGGTGGAGAGTTTTGGAGTGATGGCTATTTTGCAAGTACAGTTGGGAAACACGGGGATGAAGGGATGATTGCGAACTACGTCAAAAATCAGGGTAACGAATATCTCAAGCTACACCGAGATGAGCAGCTTACTCTTTTTTGA
- a CDS encoding signal transduction histidine kinase (IMG reference gene:2510095644~PFAM: HAMP domain; Histidine kinase-, DNA gyrase B-, and HSP90-like ATPase; His Kinase A (phosphoacceptor) domain): MGKSDSSSFRRILLSRILLLSIPILLVGEYVVYRKARSGVIATARQNLMESAVRKAEDIQTVTAMLRANLLASSKLFVDAASPPSPQPFVEQVQQWFPEQVRCVQLANPKTRTVAGSTCGSAAIADVSKQQWMQPRNEQDVKPSDVLISPGHSPSSLPLSPLNQTHFTLVLTAPIYQPDGTLDYLLSAQAVLQRREFGQQASLQGYTVVINQDGVILAHPAPDRVGQTIAQQPNAPVLQDLVNSAIAGEQDTLQLFQENGAEWLAGYTAVQIPAIAGKKQTWVILALAPIGNALHSLQGIRDVLVLLTLGLIGASVLATLFVTRDLAAPLEKLGNYALQICDRLPSASAPKNFKIRELNQLAEALDTMVKQLDERADELEIAWQEAQAANQLQSEFLATTSHELRTPLNAIIGSVRLVKDGCCDDWEEAQEFLQQADDAAIHLLKIINDLLDISRIEAGEVELNLQLVDIPDLCQQCLRMMQFSAAKKRITLLIDVAPNLQKVPLDERRVRQMVINLLSNAVKFTPEGGKVELRAWQGYGHQLEQENRPDRSPINSTTPYLCLEVIDSGIGIAPERWHLLFRPFKQIDASSTRNYEGTGLGLALTKRLAELHGGTLSFNSVPAQGSIFRIWLPAPDVQ; the protein is encoded by the coding sequence ATGGGTAAATCGGATTCCTCCTCTTTTCGCCGTATCCTGCTGTCCAGAATTTTGTTGCTAAGCATCCCAATTTTATTGGTGGGAGAATATGTAGTCTATCGCAAAGCCCGCTCAGGTGTGATTGCGACGGCGCGGCAAAATCTCATGGAAAGCGCTGTTCGCAAGGCAGAGGATATCCAAACAGTGACAGCGATGTTACGGGCAAATTTGTTGGCGTCTAGTAAACTGTTTGTGGATGCAGCATCCCCGCCATCGCCCCAGCCTTTTGTTGAGCAAGTGCAGCAGTGGTTTCCCGAACAGGTGCGGTGTGTACAACTGGCAAATCCCAAAACAAGAACGGTTGCTGGTAGTACCTGTGGTTCGGCTGCGATCGCTGATGTTTCAAAACAACAGTGGATGCAGCCCCGCAACGAACAGGATGTTAAGCCATCAGATGTTTTAATTTCTCCAGGTCATTCACCGTCCAGTCTGCCATTGTCTCCCTTAAACCAGACTCATTTCACCCTGGTCTTAACTGCCCCAATTTATCAACCAGATGGCACGTTGGATTATCTTTTAAGTGCGCAGGCAGTTCTACAACGACGAGAATTTGGACAGCAAGCGTCTCTGCAAGGGTACACCGTGGTCATCAATCAGGATGGTGTGATCCTGGCACATCCCGCCCCGGATCGAGTTGGGCAGACTATTGCGCAACAACCTAATGCGCCAGTTCTTCAGGATTTGGTCAACAGTGCAATCGCAGGTGAACAGGACACCTTGCAGCTTTTCCAAGAGAATGGAGCCGAATGGTTGGCAGGATATACAGCCGTGCAAATTCCTGCGATCGCTGGCAAAAAACAGACATGGGTTATTTTGGCGCTTGCCCCCATTGGTAATGCCCTTCACAGCCTCCAGGGAATTCGAGATGTGTTGGTGCTATTAACACTTGGCTTAATTGGTGCCAGTGTGCTAGCGACGTTGTTTGTCACTAGAGACTTGGCAGCGCCGCTAGAAAAATTGGGAAATTACGCTCTCCAAATTTGCGATCGCCTCCCTTCTGCCAGTGCACCCAAAAACTTCAAAATTCGAGAACTAAACCAACTGGCAGAAGCACTCGATACCATGGTTAAACAACTCGATGAACGCGCAGATGAATTAGAAATCGCTTGGCAAGAAGCGCAAGCTGCCAATCAACTGCAAAGCGAATTTTTGGCGACCACGTCCCACGAACTAAGAACTCCTCTGAATGCCATCATTGGCAGTGTGCGGTTAGTTAAAGATGGATGCTGCGATGATTGGGAAGAAGCACAGGAATTTTTGCAACAAGCAGATGATGCCGCCATTCATTTGCTTAAAATCATTAACGATTTACTGGATATTTCCAGAATTGAGGCGGGCGAAGTCGAATTAAACTTGCAACTTGTTGATATTCCAGACTTGTGTCAACAATGCTTGAGAATGATGCAGTTCAGTGCTGCGAAGAAACGAATCACTTTACTGATTGATGTTGCGCCCAACCTGCAAAAAGTTCCTCTGGATGAGAGACGGGTGCGCCAGATGGTGATCAATCTACTATCCAATGCAGTGAAATTTACGCCTGAAGGCGGAAAAGTTGAGCTTCGGGCGTGGCAAGGGTATGGTCATCAATTGGAACAGGAAAATCGTCCGGATCGCAGTCCCATCAATTCCACAACCCCATATCTGTGTTTAGAAGTGATAGATTCTGGCATTGGCATTGCTCCAGAGCGGTGGCACTTATTGTTTCGTCCCTTTAAGCAAATTGATGCGTCCTCAACACGGAATTATGAGGGCACTGGATTAGGGCTAGCACTCACGAAGCGGTTAGCAGAACTGCACGGCGGAACTCTCTCTTTCAACTCTGTGCCTGCTCAAGGTAGCATTTTTCGGATTTGGCTACCTGCACCAGACGTGCAATAG
- a CDS encoding pyrimidine reductase, riboflavin biosynthesis (IMG reference gene:2510095645~PFAM: RibD C-terminal domain~TIGRFAM: riboflavin-specific deaminase C-terminal domain) produces MVRPFTTVVLAMSVDGKIADKLRSPARFGSPADKRHLEEQVAKADAVLFGAGTLRAYGTTIRITSSDLLCQRQTLGKPPQPVHIVCSPSGDLDSQLHFFQQSVPRWLITTSAGAHLWQEREGFERLLIADPASHELNWSQLLETLFDANIQRLAILGGGELVASLLAVDAIDELCLTICPLILGGRAAPTLVEGIGFTEAIAPHLELVQVRSLDQEVFLRYRVHRV; encoded by the coding sequence ATGGTTCGACCGTTTACCACTGTTGTATTGGCGATGAGTGTGGATGGCAAAATTGCAGATAAGCTGCGATCGCCAGCTCGTTTTGGTTCTCCAGCCGACAAACGTCACCTGGAAGAGCAAGTTGCGAAAGCAGATGCTGTGTTATTTGGCGCAGGAACGTTGAGAGCCTATGGCACCACAATCCGGATCACTTCTTCTGATCTGCTATGCCAACGGCAGACACTAGGAAAACCCCCCCAACCTGTGCACATCGTCTGCTCTCCATCTGGAGACCTCGATTCCCAACTGCACTTTTTTCAACAGTCAGTTCCCCGCTGGCTTATTACAACGAGCGCAGGAGCGCATCTTTGGCAGGAAAGGGAGGGATTTGAGCGACTATTAATAGCAGACCCAGCCAGTCACGAGTTAAATTGGTCGCAGCTTCTGGAAACGTTGTTTGATGCCAACATTCAGCGGTTAGCAATCCTTGGAGGCGGGGAACTGGTGGCTTCCTTACTGGCAGTAGATGCAATCGATGAATTGTGTTTAACAATCTGTCCGCTGATATTAGGAGGACGAGCGGCTCCCACCTTAGTCGAAGGAATAGGATTTACTGAGGCGATTGCGCCCCATCTAGAGTTAGTTCAAGTGCGATCGCTCGACCAGGAAGTTTTCTTACGCTATCGAGTGCATCGAGTTTGA
- a CDS encoding hypothetical protein (IMG reference gene:2510095646~PFAM: Protein of unknown function, DUF482), protein MVEQLQPSYSVAWINRISEIPKAEWDALAMPLNTPFFEWEWLHNMESSGSATAHSGWMPYHLTVWRDRSLIAAAPLYVKGHSYGEFVFDHQWADLAARLGIEYYPKLLGMSPFTPAEGYRFLIAPGEDEDELTELMVAAIDHFCDRNRISGCNFLYVDPAWKPVMERHGFTSWLHHSYIWQNQGYQTFDDYLAAFNANQRRNIKRERKAVGIAGLTLKTLTGEAIPKSLFPLMYHFYSDTCDKFGWWGSKYLTRKFFEQLYPTYAHRVLFVAAYSEQDPRQPVGMSFCLTKGQNLYGRYWGSSQEIDCLHFDACYYTPIEWAISQGIQIFDPGAGGRHKKRRGFPATPNYSLHRFYHPRLTQILRSYIHEVNELEQQEMDAINQGLPFKQIDTDS, encoded by the coding sequence ATGGTAGAACAACTTCAGCCCTCTTATTCGGTTGCCTGGATTAACCGTATTTCCGAAATTCCCAAGGCAGAGTGGGATGCACTGGCAATGCCACTCAACACTCCATTTTTTGAGTGGGAATGGCTGCATAACATGGAATCCTCTGGGAGCGCCACTGCTCATTCTGGCTGGATGCCCTACCATCTGACTGTATGGCGCGATCGCTCTTTAATCGCTGCAGCCCCTCTCTATGTCAAGGGACACAGCTACGGCGAATTTGTATTTGATCATCAATGGGCAGATCTCGCGGCTCGTCTGGGTATTGAATACTATCCAAAGCTGCTGGGAATGTCACCGTTCACTCCGGCTGAGGGATATCGTTTTTTGATTGCACCAGGCGAAGATGAAGACGAACTAACGGAACTCATGGTGGCGGCGATTGACCATTTTTGCGATCGCAACCGTATCTCAGGCTGCAATTTCCTCTATGTGGATCCTGCCTGGAAACCCGTCATGGAACGTCATGGCTTTACCTCCTGGCTACACCACAGCTACATCTGGCAAAATCAGGGATATCAAACCTTTGATGATTATCTAGCTGCCTTTAATGCCAACCAACGACGGAATATCAAACGGGAACGAAAAGCCGTTGGCATAGCTGGACTCACACTCAAAACCCTCACCGGAGAAGCCATTCCAAAATCGTTGTTTCCTTTGATGTACCACTTCTATAGCGATACCTGCGACAAATTTGGCTGGTGGGGTAGCAAATACCTGACCCGTAAGTTTTTTGAACAGCTTTATCCAACCTATGCCCATCGGGTATTGTTTGTCGCAGCGTATAGTGAACAAGACCCACGGCAACCTGTTGGGATGTCCTTCTGCCTGACAAAAGGGCAAAACCTTTATGGACGCTATTGGGGATCGTCTCAAGAAATTGACTGCCTGCACTTTGATGCCTGCTACTATACCCCCATTGAATGGGCAATTTCTCAAGGGATTCAGATTTTTGATCCCGGTGCAGGTGGACGACATAAAAAACGGCGAGGCTTTCCAGCAACCCCCAATTACAGCCTACATCGGTTTTATCACCCGCGATTAACCCAAATTTTGCGCTCTTACATCCACGAAGTAAATGAATTGGAACAACAAGAAATGGATGCCATTAATCAGGGACTACCGTTTAAGCAAATTGATACAGACAGTTAG
- a CDS encoding dihydroneopterin aldolase (IMG reference gene:2510095647~PFAM: Dihydroneopterin aldolase~TIGRFAM: dihydroneopterin aldolase; FolB domain) translates to MDMIRLTGIRSYGYTGALPEEQVLGQWFEVDITLWLDLSRPGNSDRLSDTLDYRFIIQTVQHLVATSKFALLERLATAIADAILKPAEPSPLPIQQVHICLTKLAAPIPGFDGRITIELTRISGGE, encoded by the coding sequence ATGGATATGATTCGTTTAACGGGAATTCGTAGCTACGGCTATACAGGTGCTTTACCAGAAGAACAAGTGTTGGGGCAATGGTTTGAGGTGGATATTACGCTATGGTTGGATTTATCTCGACCAGGAAACAGCGATCGCCTCTCCGACACCCTCGATTACCGCTTTATTATTCAAACGGTGCAGCATCTTGTGGCAACGTCCAAATTTGCGTTGTTGGAACGGTTAGCTACGGCGATTGCAGATGCGATTTTGAAGCCTGCCGAACCCAGCCCCCTGCCAATCCAACAAGTTCATATTTGCCTGACTAAGTTGGCTGCCCCTATTCCAGGTTTTGATGGCAGAATCACGATCGAGTTAACTCGAATATCAGGGGGTGAATGA
- a CDS encoding hypothetical protein (IMG reference gene:2510095649) — MPPVHSQKSQKIDLTQDYPCPCRRKGRLTPIALTEAFGCSRCQQIFVVEENGHVLEQLSGSYPYKKAWRWNGHQWNAASPGLGDSYLPVALGITLIMLIIWLPLALNSKSNSSLIVLIAGVLLLAVLPALMVLLAYRR; from the coding sequence GTGCCGCCTGTGCATTCCCAAAAATCTCAAAAAATTGATTTAACACAAGACTATCCTTGCCCATGTCGGCGAAAAGGGCGGTTGACCCCAATCGCGTTGACTGAAGCATTCGGTTGTAGTCGGTGTCAGCAAATCTTTGTCGTAGAAGAGAATGGACACGTTCTAGAACAGCTTTCGGGGAGCTATCCATATAAAAAGGCTTGGCGTTGGAATGGTCACCAGTGGAATGCCGCAAGCCCTGGACTGGGAGATAGCTACTTGCCAGTTGCGCTTGGCATCACGTTGATTATGCTGATTATCTGGTTGCCATTAGCGCTGAATTCAAAATCGAACTCTTCACTAATTGTTTTGATTGCTGGAGTCCTGCTTTTAGCAGTGCTACCTGCGCTTATGGTGTTGCTGGCATATCGGCGGTAA